Proteins encoded together in one candidate division WOR-3 bacterium window:
- a CDS encoding DUF58 domain-containing protein, with translation MLTRRSTDTTKLALKPELVAKLKGIDLKARLVVEGFLAGLHRSPYKGFSVEFTEHRPYMPGDELKRIDWRVYGRTDRFFIREFEEETNLRAYILLDASGSMHYPADGITKLDYSRWLSASLAYLLTRQKDSVGLIVFTDRINTYIPPRASGAHLRIIFRELENTKPGGDTNLAYTLHQLAERLKRRGLVIIISDLWDDQTQVLSGLRHFRARKHELLLFHIFHPDEANLNFPAPLLLRDLETGVELTVDPRLIKTRYQEGFHQRSADFKKGCSEARIDYQPLSLATPFDQALLKYLERRSRLS, from the coding sequence GTGCTCACACGCCGCTCAACCGACACAACCAAATTGGCGCTCAAACCAGAACTGGTTGCCAAACTTAAAGGCATTGACTTGAAGGCGCGGCTGGTCGTTGAAGGGTTTCTCGCCGGCCTGCACCGCTCGCCTTACAAGGGGTTCTCGGTCGAGTTTACCGAGCACCGACCCTATATGCCGGGCGATGAACTGAAACGCATCGACTGGCGCGTCTATGGCCGAACCGACCGCTTCTTTATCCGCGAGTTTGAAGAGGAAACCAACCTCCGCGCCTACATCCTCCTTGACGCCTCGGGCTCAATGCACTACCCGGCAGATGGCATTACCAAACTGGACTACAGCCGCTGGCTCAGTGCCAGCCTTGCCTATCTGCTCACCCGCCAGAAGGACTCGGTCGGCTTAATCGTCTTCACCGACCGCATCAACACCTACATCCCGCCCCGTGCCTCGGGCGCTCACCTCCGCATCATCTTCCGGGAACTGGAAAACACAAAACCGGGGGGCGACACCAACCTCGCCTACACCCTGCACCAGCTTGCCGAGCGCCTTAAACGGCGTGGCCTGGTCATCATCATCTCCGACCTCTGGGACGACCAAACCCAGGTGCTCTCGGGTTTGCGCCACTTCCGGGCACGCAAACACGAACTGCTCCTGTTCCACATCTTCCACCCCGATGAAGCAAATTTGAACTTTCCTGCCCCGCTCCTCCTGCGCGACCTGGAAACCGGTGTTGAATTGACCGTTGACCCGCGCCTCATCAAAACGCGCTATCAAGAGGGCTTCCACCAGCGCAGTGCCGACTTCAAAAAGGGTTGTAGCGAAGCCCGCATTGACTATCAACCGTTATCGCTCGCTACGCCATTTGACCAGGCGCTCCTCAAATACCTTGAGCGCCGAAGTCGTCTGTCCTGA
- the hslU gene encoding ATP-dependent protease ATPase subunit HslU, with translation MNVTPSDRFSSELVPVAPERTLTPKEIVAELDRFIVGQHKAKRAVAIALRNRWRRQQVPERLREEILPNNIILIGPTGVGKTEIARRLARLAQAPFVKVEASKFTEVGYVGRDVDSMIRDLMEIGVNMVRAEKTREVQSRAEALAEEKLLKLLLPDDEGRASGARERLRAKLRAGELDSQMVEVKSTTTTFPFADALAPLGGEEILIQLQDILGPTLPKQTKRRKLTVAEAKRVLVQEEAQKLIDMDEVVAEAKRRVEESGIVFIDEIDKVVSTTPASSGPDVSREGVQRDLLPVVEGSTVLTKYGMVRTDHILFIAAGAFHKVKPSDMIPELQGRFPIRVELQPLTASDFKRILIEPENALIKQYTALLAAEGVELTFTKTAIDAVAEIAFQVNSETENIGARRLHTVMTTLLEDILFDLPNPKTKVVRIDAGYVHRRLKDIVASKDLSRYIL, from the coding sequence ATGAATGTTACTCCATCTGACCGGTTTTCTTCAGAACTGGTGCCGGTAGCGCCGGAGCGCACGCTGACCCCGAAAGAGATTGTTGCCGAACTTGACCGGTTTATCGTTGGTCAGCATAAGGCAAAGCGGGCGGTGGCGATTGCGCTGCGCAACCGCTGGCGCCGACAACAGGTGCCGGAGCGGCTGCGGGAGGAGATTCTGCCCAACAACATCATTCTCATTGGACCAACCGGAGTCGGTAAGACCGAGATTGCCCGGCGTCTTGCCCGGCTCGCTCAGGCACCTTTTGTCAAGGTTGAGGCGTCAAAGTTTACCGAGGTCGGCTATGTGGGGCGGGATGTTGATTCAATGATTCGGGATTTGATGGAGATTGGCGTCAATATGGTGCGGGCAGAGAAAACCCGCGAGGTGCAGAGTCGGGCTGAGGCGCTTGCCGAGGAGAAGTTGCTGAAGTTGCTGTTGCCCGATGATGAGGGGCGAGCATCAGGCGCCCGGGAGCGGTTAAGGGCAAAGTTGCGTGCCGGGGAACTGGATAGCCAAATGGTGGAGGTGAAGTCAACCACGACCACCTTTCCTTTTGCCGACGCGCTCGCACCGCTGGGTGGCGAGGAGATTTTGATTCAGTTGCAGGACATTCTGGGTCCAACCCTGCCCAAGCAGACAAAGCGGCGCAAACTGACCGTTGCCGAGGCGAAACGGGTGCTTGTTCAGGAGGAGGCACAGAAGTTGATTGATATGGACGAGGTGGTTGCTGAGGCAAAACGCCGGGTGGAAGAGAGCGGGATTGTGTTTATCGATGAGATTGACAAGGTGGTGAGCACGACGCCCGCCAGTTCTGGACCGGATGTGTCACGGGAAGGGGTGCAGCGCGACCTGTTGCCGGTGGTTGAAGGGTCAACGGTTTTGACCAAGTACGGGATGGTGCGGACCGACCATATTCTGTTTATTGCCGCGGGCGCATTTCACAAGGTCAAGCCGTCTGATATGATACCGGAGTTGCAGGGGCGGTTTCCGATTCGGGTGGAGTTGCAGCCTTTGACGGCAAGCGACTTTAAGCGGATTCTAATTGAGCCCGAGAATGCGCTCATCAAGCAGTACACCGCCCTGCTTGCCGCTGAGGGGGTGGAGTTGACATTTACCAAAACGGCAATTGATGCGGTTGCCGAGATTGCGTTTCAGGTGAACAGCGAGACCGAGAACATCGGTGCCCGGCGCCTGCATACGGTGATGACCACGCTGCTTGAGGACATCCTGTTTGATTTGCCCAACCCGAAGACAAAGGTGGTGCGGATTGATGCCGGCTATGTGCACCGGCGGCTCAAAGACATAGTTGCCAGCAAGGATTTAAGTCGCTATATTTTATAA
- a CDS encoding BatA domain-containing protein, which yields MRFLAPGFLLLLPLAFLPVIIHLLSRFRLRRLPFPSLLLLQTVRRERFSWLRLREIVLLILRTLALLFLLFALSRPYLPRLLPGLKTEDLLVILDDSYSMGYGSRWTHARLAAQRFISAAARPRLILASQPDTIFTGKKLLGNLLDTLQPTNTVPTLTPALNRAFAESRTGTPPLVLITDLQRVALPETGLGKPPAPLHIVNLGRSEFVNAGIQRLYLDNKSIRAQITNYSTRPITRTVRLQRNNTVEEQTVNIAPRTTTTVSFTTPHTDLGLDTGCVIITADSLPLDDTRYFAFAVPTRVPVLVVRTAAALDRYLNLVLAADRTGQFLPTIVDRAELRRLDLRRYPLLIITDAAALQSGDWDRIEFYLGAGGAALIIAGTPLPDPSGLNRLLKSQGFNRPTGFLTVARIDTTHPILNIFQPRDFSSARFFSVNRLTGGRNLMQLSSGDPLIIELPEKRLIVWTFVPAPSATDFVFKAPFAPLFIRTLNYLTTSTLRTEYTIGDTIILPVKSTAPVTLSTPEGVVSLSPQPGQLRPRVVFTAPRTPGIYRVDSVAVAVNPDAREGDLTPLPDNLLPRIGITVQTQALPAADLTAPLLLLALLAFVFEMVILVFELFFQKRSPVRK from the coding sequence ATGCGGTTCCTTGCGCCAGGATTTTTGCTTCTTTTGCCCCTTGCCTTCCTGCCGGTCATCATCCATCTCTTGAGCCGGTTCCGGCTGCGCCGGCTTCCATTTCCCTCTTTACTCCTTCTCCAGACCGTGCGCCGCGAACGTTTCTCCTGGCTGCGCCTGCGCGAAATCGTTTTGCTCATCCTCCGTACCCTCGCCCTGCTCTTTTTGCTCTTTGCCCTGAGCCGCCCCTACCTGCCCCGCCTTTTACCGGGTTTGAAAACCGAAGACCTCCTTGTCATCCTTGACGACTCTTACAGTATGGGTTATGGCAGCCGCTGGACTCACGCCCGCCTTGCCGCCCAGCGCTTCATCAGCGCTGCCGCCCGACCCCGGCTCATCCTTGCCAGCCAGCCCGATACAATTTTCACCGGCAAAAAATTGCTCGGTAATCTTCTCGACACCCTGCAGCCGACGAACACTGTTCCAACTCTGACCCCGGCACTCAACCGGGCGTTTGCCGAAAGCCGTACCGGCACCCCACCGCTTGTCCTTATCACCGACCTTCAGCGTGTTGCTTTGCCCGAAACGGGTTTGGGCAAGCCGCCCGCACCGCTGCACATCGTTAATCTCGGTCGTAGCGAATTCGTCAACGCCGGTATTCAGCGCCTCTATCTTGACAACAAATCTATCCGGGCGCAAATCACCAACTACAGCACCCGCCCCATCACGCGCACTGTTCGCCTCCAGCGCAACAACACTGTTGAAGAGCAGACGGTTAACATCGCGCCTCGCACCACCACTACCGTTTCTTTTACCACCCCGCATACTGATTTGGGACTGGACACCGGCTGCGTTATCATCACCGCCGACTCTTTGCCCCTTGACGACACCCGCTACTTTGCCTTCGCCGTCCCGACCCGGGTGCCGGTCCTCGTCGTCCGCACCGCCGCGGCACTGGACCGCTACCTCAACCTTGTCCTTGCCGCCGACCGCACCGGGCAATTTTTACCCACCATTGTGGACCGTGCCGAACTGCGCCGCCTTGACCTGCGCCGCTACCCGCTCCTTATCATCACCGATGCTGCGGCGCTGCAATCCGGGGACTGGGACCGCATTGAATTTTACCTCGGCGCCGGCGGTGCGGCGCTCATCATCGCGGGCACGCCGCTTCCCGACCCTTCCGGACTCAACCGCCTCTTAAAATCCCAGGGCTTCAACCGGCCCACCGGTTTCCTCACCGTTGCCCGAATCGACACCACCCATCCCATCCTCAACATCTTCCAGCCCCGGGACTTCTCATCAGCCCGCTTCTTTTCCGTCAATCGCCTCACCGGCGGCAGAAACCTGATGCAACTTTCCAGCGGTGACCCGCTCATCATCGAACTCCCGGAGAAGAGACTGATTGTCTGGACCTTTGTCCCGGCACCATCGGCAACCGATTTCGTGTTCAAGGCACCCTTTGCCCCGCTTTTCATCCGCACCCTGAACTACCTTACCACCTCCACCTTACGCACCGAATACACTATCGGCGACACCATCATCCTGCCGGTAAAGAGCACCGCACCCGTAACACTGTCAACTCCGGAAGGAGTTGTATCCCTTTCGCCCCAGCCCGGACAATTACGTCCCCGCGTTGTTTTCACCGCGCCCCGCACCCCGGGGATTTACCGTGTTGACAGCGTTGCCGTCGCCGTCAACCCTGATGCCCGCGAAGGCGACCTGACTCCGCTCCCTGACAACCTCCTGCCCCGCATTGGTATTACAGTACAAACTCAGGCGCTGCCCGCTGCTGACCTGACCGCGCCGCTCTTACTCCTCGCACTGCTGGCGTTTGTATTTGAAATGGTTATCCTGGTCTTCGAACTTTTCTTTCAGAAAAGAAGTCCGGTGCGCAAATAG
- the aspS gene encoding aspartate--tRNA(Asn) ligase, producing MERTLTKELPHRIGARVRLLGWVHQIRQVGKISFVVLRDRTGIAQVITTDPAKFHLDDVKRESIVEIIGTVKPEPQARQGCELELEELKVLIEPVAPLPFEVNRSKKKLNLKLDMILDHRAFALRNPEFGAVFKVQAEIVRSFAEFLRQEGFLEVHTSKIVAAGTEGGTALFPIQYFEQKAYLAQSPQFYKQMLVGAGYERVFEVGFVYRAEDHATSRHINEYLSLDIEMGFINSYRDVTQLENRFLKQLVANLAKNCAEEIQLLDAHLPEVGEIPEIHFRDALQVLSKDYGRDTTGMLDLDPEGERQLCDYAQKTYNSEFLFVTHYPRKTRPFYTMWDPDDPEYTFGFDLLFRGLEVTTGSQRIHDYHQLVENIRHFGLNPENFSFYLEIFQYAVPPHGGLAIGAERLTQQFLGLSNIREASFFPRDRYRLTP from the coding sequence ATGGAACGAACCCTCACCAAGGAACTTCCCCACCGGATTGGCGCGCGTGTCCGGCTGCTGGGCTGGGTACACCAAATCCGTCAGGTGGGCAAAATCTCCTTCGTTGTCCTGCGCGACCGGACCGGCATCGCTCAGGTGATAACCACCGACCCGGCAAAGTTTCACCTTGACGATGTCAAACGGGAGTCAATCGTGGAAATCATCGGCACGGTCAAACCGGAACCGCAAGCCCGGCAGGGATGCGAACTGGAACTGGAAGAACTGAAAGTGTTGATTGAACCGGTTGCCCCCCTGCCCTTTGAGGTCAACCGCTCAAAGAAGAAGTTAAACCTCAAACTGGATATGATTTTAGACCACCGCGCCTTTGCCCTGCGCAACCCGGAGTTTGGTGCCGTGTTCAAGGTCCAGGCAGAAATCGTCCGTTCCTTTGCCGAATTCCTCCGGCAGGAAGGTTTCCTTGAAGTCCACACCTCAAAGATTGTCGCCGCCGGCACCGAAGGTGGCACCGCCCTGTTTCCGATTCAATACTTTGAGCAGAAGGCATATCTTGCCCAGAGCCCACAGTTCTACAAACAGATGCTGGTTGGTGCCGGCTATGAGCGGGTGTTTGAAGTCGGCTTTGTCTATCGGGCTGAAGACCACGCCACATCCCGGCACATCAACGAATACCTTTCCCTTGACATCGAGATGGGCTTTATCAACTCCTACCGCGATGTCACCCAGCTGGAAAACCGGTTCCTCAAGCAACTGGTGGCGAATCTGGCAAAAAACTGTGCCGAAGAAATTCAACTGCTTGATGCCCACCTGCCCGAAGTGGGCGAAATTCCGGAAATCCACTTCCGGGATGCGCTTCAAGTTTTAAGCAAAGACTATGGCCGCGACACCACCGGCATGCTTGACCTGGACCCGGAAGGAGAACGGCAACTGTGCGACTACGCCCAGAAGACCTACAACTCCGAATTCCTCTTTGTCACCCACTACCCGCGCAAGACCCGGCCCTTTTACACGATGTGGGACCCTGATGACCCGGAGTACACCTTTGGCTTTGACCTGCTCTTCCGTGGACTGGAGGTCACAACCGGCAGCCAGCGTATCCACGACTACCACCAGTTAGTAGAAAACATCCGCCATTTCGGCTTGAACCCGGAAAACTTCTCCTTCTACCTTGAGATATTCCAGTATGCGGTGCCGCCCCATGGTGGCTTGGCGATTGGTGCCGAACGGTTGACCCAGCAGTTTCTGGGATTGAGCAACATCCGGGAAGCCAGTTTCTTTCCCCGTGACCGTTACCGCTTAACACCATAA
- a CDS encoding queuosine precursor transporter — translation MNETEARQVSSRLISDVALVTAAYIAAQILSDIASLRIVFLFGFSIDAGTLIYPFTFTIRDLVHKTAGIRTARRVVVAAGVINLFMAFLFWLVAKLPPDKTVGPQLEFGIVLSPVWRIVIASIIAEVASELVDGEIYQLWVNKVGYRRQWLRVLVSNSVSVPLDSALFCSLAFIGRMPLFVVISIFWANVILKGICTLISLPTIYLVRERHSQT, via the coding sequence ATGAACGAGACCGAGGCAAGGCAGGTCAGTTCCCGTCTGATTTCTGATGTGGCGCTGGTTACGGCGGCGTATATCGCTGCCCAGATTCTTTCGGACATCGCCAGCCTGCGCATCGTGTTTCTTTTCGGCTTCAGCATTGACGCCGGCACTTTGATTTACCCGTTCACCTTCACCATCCGCGACCTGGTGCACAAGACCGCCGGCATCCGCACCGCGCGCCGCGTTGTTGTTGCCGCCGGTGTCATCAACCTGTTTATGGCGTTTCTTTTCTGGCTGGTGGCAAAACTGCCGCCGGACAAAACGGTCGGTCCGCAACTGGAGTTTGGCATCGTTCTTTCGCCGGTCTGGCGCATCGTCATCGCCTCAATCATCGCCGAGGTGGCATCAGAACTGGTTGATGGCGAAATCTATCAGTTATGGGTGAATAAGGTCGGGTACCGGCGTCAGTGGTTACGGGTTCTTGTCTCCAACTCGGTAAGCGTGCCCTTGGATTCGGCACTGTTCTGCTCGCTTGCCTTCATCGGCCGGATGCCGTTGTTTGTCGTGATTAGCATCTTCTGGGCAAATGTCATTCTCAAGGGCATCTGTACCCTGATCTCTTTGCCCACAATTTATCTCGTTCGGGAACGCCATTCCCAGACCTGA
- a CDS encoding AAA family ATPase, producing the protein MAIKKVKISNFKSFKDLEIELGKFNVLIGTNASGKSNFVQILKFLRDITNYHLDNAISMQGGIEYLRNLNIGSSQNLLVEVVSDQRYNTPPVRGKEKELIGMVTYETIYRFIIKFKRRGPGFEIVEDKLTQKVEFFKLGRRGRESEGGALSGNGEIVFSNDKEKISVDFLGFPPEVGPLKEHYIFLSFLKEAKLGPRTLLIERLPSFVMPPIFGEISIYDFDPKLPKKAIPITGRAEIEEDGNNLAIVLKNIIEDKEKKRKLFNLVKDLLPFVDELDVEKFADKSLLFKLREIYAKKQYLPASLISDGTINITALIIALYFTQKWLTVIEEPERNIHPYLISKVVDMMKDASQKKQIIVTTHNHEIVKHAGLENILLISRDNEGFSIISKPHEKETVKTFLKNELGIEDLYIHNLLDLKA; encoded by the coding sequence ATGGCCATAAAGAAAGTCAAAATATCAAACTTTAAAAGCTTCAAGGATCTAGAAATCGAACTTGGTAAGTTTAATGTATTAATTGGTACCAATGCTTCCGGGAAGTCAAATTTCGTACAGATCCTTAAATTTCTTAGGGATATAACAAATTATCACCTTGATAATGCAATATCTATGCAGGGGGGCATTGAATATCTCAGGAATCTAAATATTGGTTCATCTCAAAACCTTTTGGTAGAAGTTGTTTCAGACCAAAGATATAATACACCTCCGGTGAGGGGGAAAGAAAAAGAATTGATAGGAATGGTTACCTACGAAACGATTTATAGGTTTATCATAAAGTTTAAAAGAAGAGGTCCGGGATTTGAAATTGTAGAGGACAAATTAACCCAGAAAGTTGAGTTTTTTAAATTAGGGCGTCGGGGGAGAGAGAGCGAAGGGGGAGCACTATCAGGGAATGGAGAAATTGTCTTTTCTAACGATAAAGAGAAAATCAGCGTCGATTTTTTAGGATTTCCTCCCGAGGTGGGTCCATTAAAGGAACATTACATTTTTTTATCATTTTTGAAAGAGGCGAAACTGGGACCCAGAACCCTTCTTATCGAGAGACTTCCATCCTTTGTGATGCCACCTATTTTCGGTGAAATTTCAATATACGATTTTGACCCTAAACTTCCTAAAAAGGCTATCCCTATAACTGGAAGGGCTGAAATAGAGGAGGATGGAAACAATCTAGCCATCGTTCTCAAAAATATCATAGAAGACAAGGAAAAAAAGAGAAAACTCTTCAATCTAGTGAAAGATCTTTTGCCTTTTGTAGATGAATTAGATGTAGAAAAGTTTGCAGATAAGTCATTACTATTTAAATTACGAGAAATATACGCTAAGAAACAGTATCTACCAGCATCTTTGATTTCTGATGGGACAATAAATATAACTGCTTTAATTATAGCATTATATTTTACACAAAAATGGTTAACTGTAATCGAAGAACCTGAAAGGAACATACACCCCTACCTTATTTCTAAAGTAGTAGACATGATGAAAGATGCATCACAGAAAAAGCAGATTATTGTTACCACACACAATCATGAGATAGTAAAACACGCAGGTTTAGAAAATATTTTGCTCATCTCGCGAGATAATGAAGGTTTTTCTATTATCTCCAAGCCGCATGAAAAAGAAACCGTGAAAACATTTCTCAAAAATGAGTTAGGAATCGAAGACCTTTACATACACAACTTGTTGGATTTAAAAGCGTGA
- a CDS encoding M20 family metallo-hydrolase — MWDKETFDKIVQRIEALEPEMVEMQRRLVALPAISPKSGGEGEKARVDYLKGVLASWGLEVEEFRVPDSLAVCGYRPSLVVQKPGELKGPKIWVMTHLDVVPAGPRELWDSDPFCARVENGKIYGRGVEDNQQEMVASIFALKALIDLGLKPRLPVGLMLVADEETGSLFGVEPLLREHRLCSSEDLVVVPDAGNEEGTLLEIAEKSILWMKFTTFGHQAHGSTPHHGNNAHRAGAHLLIKLDRLLHERFNARDELFSPPYSTMEPTKKEANVPNVNTIPGEDVFYFDCRILPVYQLDEVLNVVREVVAAVEQEFGVKIKVDIEQAAPAAPPTPADAPVVQLLAQAVRTVYRVEPFVKGIGGGTVAAFFRRCGIPAVVWGKNAGQAHKPNEYCIIANMVGNAKVYAYLYGVEV; from the coding sequence ATGTGGGACAAAGAAACTTTTGATAAAATCGTGCAGCGGATTGAAGCGCTGGAGCCGGAGATGGTGGAGATGCAGCGGCGGCTCGTGGCGCTACCGGCAATCAGCCCGAAATCGGGCGGCGAAGGAGAGAAGGCAAGGGTTGATTATCTGAAAGGGGTACTGGCGAGCTGGGGGCTTGAAGTTGAGGAGTTTCGTGTTCCCGATTCGCTCGCGGTTTGCGGTTATCGTCCCAGTCTTGTTGTCCAGAAGCCCGGGGAATTGAAAGGGCCTAAAATCTGGGTGATGACCCATCTTGATGTTGTGCCGGCAGGACCAAGAGAGTTGTGGGATTCGGACCCGTTTTGTGCCCGGGTGGAAAACGGCAAAATCTATGGCCGGGGTGTCGAGGATAATCAGCAGGAGATGGTGGCGAGTATTTTTGCCCTGAAGGCGCTTATCGACCTCGGGCTGAAGCCGCGCTTGCCGGTGGGTTTGATGTTGGTGGCGGATGAGGAGACCGGTTCCCTTTTCGGAGTTGAGCCGCTGTTGAGGGAGCACCGGTTGTGCAGTAGCGAGGACCTGGTTGTTGTACCCGATGCCGGCAACGAGGAAGGTACGCTGCTGGAGATTGCCGAGAAGTCAATCCTCTGGATGAAATTTACAACGTTCGGGCACCAGGCGCACGGTTCAACACCCCATCACGGCAACAATGCGCACCGGGCTGGTGCCCATCTGCTAATCAAACTGGACCGGCTCCTGCACGAACGGTTCAATGCCCGGGATGAGCTGTTTTCGCCGCCCTATTCCACGATGGAACCGACAAAAAAGGAGGCGAATGTTCCCAATGTCAATACGATTCCGGGCGAGGATGTTTTCTACTTTGACTGCCGAATACTGCCCGTTTATCAACTGGATGAAGTGCTGAATGTGGTGCGCGAGGTGGTGGCAGCGGTTGAGCAGGAGTTTGGGGTAAAAATCAAGGTTGATATTGAGCAGGCAGCGCCCGCAGCACCGCCGACACCGGCGGATGCACCGGTCGTTCAACTTCTCGCGCAGGCGGTAAGGACGGTGTATCGGGTTGAGCCGTTTGTCAAAGGGATTGGTGGCGGTACTGTAGCGGCATTTTTCCGGCGGTGCGGGATACCGGCGGTGGTGTGGGGGAAAAATGCCGGTCAGGCACATAAACCGAATGAGTACTGTATTATTGCCAATATGGTGGGCAATGCCAAGGTTTATGCGTATCTTTATGGCGTGGAGGTTTAG
- a CDS encoding DUF721 domain-containing protein encodes MRRKKQRRFQTVNETLPRVLRRLGMEDKVVVYRAVSDWKLLVGESIARHTVAIGVEGQTILVAVDSPAWMTQLTFLKDQLLEKICSHIGSRRLTDIRFFLKRHTDTA; translated from the coding sequence ATGCGCCGTAAGAAGCAGCGCCGGTTTCAAACGGTCAACGAAACCTTACCCCGGGTTTTACGCCGGTTGGGGATGGAGGATAAGGTCGTGGTTTATCGGGCGGTTAGCGACTGGAAGTTGCTGGTGGGTGAGTCGATTGCCCGTCATACGGTGGCGATTGGCGTTGAGGGTCAGACCATTTTAGTGGCGGTTGATTCACCGGCGTGGATGACCCAGTTGACCTTTCTTAAAGACCAGTTGCTGGAAAAAATTTGCTCGCATATCGGTTCGCGACGGTTAACCGACATCAGATTTTTTCTCAAGCGGCACACGGACACCGCTTGA
- the gyrB gene encoding DNA topoisomerase (ATP-hydrolyzing) subunit B, translating to MAEAYNAAQIHVLKGLEAVRHRPAMYIGDVGVRGLHHLVFEVVDNAIDEALAGYCDEVVVTIHSDKEVSVEDNGRGIPVDIHPTEKKSALEVVLTVLHSGAKFEHKVYQISGGLHGVGVSVVNALSERLVAEVAREGKIYRMEFARGEVKSELKVIGKTKKTGTKITFQPDEKIFKKVVFNYDILATRLRELAYLNKNLKIKLIDERQEKEEVFHYPGGLADFVGYIDAGRNRLHKPIVIEEQRNGIAVEVAFQYNDGYIESIFSFANTINTHEGGTHLSGFKAALTRAINEYARKSGQLKEGIELLGEDTREGLTAVVSVKIPDPQFEGQTKTRLGNSEAKSVVETVVYERVSAFFEENPRVANRVLEKVIAAAKARMAARKARELARRRSLLESDTLPGKLADCASEDPAESELYIVEGDSAGGSAKQGRDRRYQAILPLRGKILNVEKAGLNKILANQEIRAIISAIGAGVGEEDFDPAKARYHKIVIMTDADVDGSHIRILLLTFFYRFMQPLIEAGYLYIAQPPLYRVRQGKKEFYLYSDEELEEFTRKNKGDGLEVVRYKGLGEMNPEQLWETTMNPEKRTLKRVTMEDATEADAVFRMLMGEDVEPRREFIERNARNVENLDV from the coding sequence ATGGCAGAGGCATACAATGCAGCACAAATCCATGTTTTAAAAGGGCTCGAGGCGGTTCGGCACCGCCCGGCGATGTACATCGGTGATGTCGGTGTGCGCGGGTTGCACCATCTCGTTTTTGAGGTGGTGGACAATGCGATTGATGAGGCGCTTGCCGGCTACTGCGATGAGGTGGTGGTGACGATTCACTCGGACAAAGAGGTTTCGGTGGAGGACAATGGCCGGGGAATTCCGGTTGATATCCATCCGACCGAGAAGAAGTCGGCGCTGGAGGTGGTGCTGACCGTGCTCCATTCCGGGGCGAAGTTTGAGCACAAGGTTTACCAGATTTCCGGCGGGTTGCACGGGGTCGGGGTTTCGGTGGTGAACGCCCTTTCGGAGCGGCTGGTCGCTGAGGTGGCACGCGAGGGCAAAATTTACCGGATGGAGTTTGCCCGGGGTGAGGTGAAGAGTGAACTGAAGGTAATCGGTAAGACGAAAAAGACCGGCACGAAAATCACCTTTCAGCCCGACGAGAAGATTTTTAAGAAGGTAGTTTTCAATTACGACATCCTTGCCACCCGGCTGCGGGAACTCGCCTATCTGAATAAAAATTTAAAGATTAAACTGATTGATGAACGTCAGGAAAAGGAGGAGGTTTTTCACTATCCGGGCGGGCTTGCGGACTTCGTCGGTTATATCGATGCCGGGCGCAACCGTTTGCACAAGCCAATCGTGATTGAAGAACAGCGCAACGGGATTGCGGTGGAGGTGGCGTTTCAGTACAACGACGGTTATATCGAGAGCATCTTCTCGTTTGCCAACACCATCAACACCCACGAAGGTGGCACCCACCTTTCCGGTTTCAAGGCGGCGCTAACCCGTGCCATCAATGAGTATGCGCGCAAGAGCGGCCAGTTAAAAGAGGGGATAGAACTGTTGGGCGAGGATACGCGCGAGGGTTTGACCGCGGTCGTTTCGGTTAAGATTCCGGACCCGCAGTTTGAGGGTCAGACCAAAACCCGGCTCGGTAACAGCGAGGCGAAGAGTGTTGTTGAGACCGTGGTTTACGAGCGGGTTTCCGCTTTCTTTGAGGAGAACCCGCGGGTGGCAAACCGGGTGCTGGAAAAGGTGATTGCCGCAGCCAAGGCACGGATGGCGGCACGCAAGGCGCGGGAACTGGCGCGGCGCCGTTCCCTTTTAGAGTCCGACACCTTACCGGGCAAACTGGCGGATTGCGCCTCCGAGGACCCGGCAGAGAGTGAACTCTACATCGTTGAGGGTGATTCCGCGGGCGGTTCGGCAAAACAGGGGCGGGACCGGCGCTATCAGGCGATTTTGCCCCTGCGCGGTAAAATCCTCAATGTTGAGAAAGCCGGTTTGAATAAAATTCTCGCCAATCAGGAGATTCGGGCGATAATTTCGGCGATTGGCGCCGGCGTGGGTGAGGAGGACTTTGACCCGGCGAAGGCACGCTATCACAAGATTGTGATTATGACCGATGCCGATGTCGACGGTTCGCACATCCGGATTCTTCTCTTGACATTCTTCTACCGGTTTATGCAGCCCTTGATTGAAGCGGGTTATCTCTACATTGCACAGCCGCCTTTGTATCGGGTGCGGCAGGGCAAGAAGGAGTTTTACCTCTATTCGGATGAGGAACTGGAGGAGTTCACCCGCAAGAACAAAGGCGACGGGCTGGAGGTGGTGCGTTATAAGGGTCTGGGTGAGATGAATCCGGAGCAGTTGTGGGAGACAACGATGAATCCGGAGAAGCGGACTCTGAAACGGGTGACGATGGAGGATGCCACCGAGGCGGATGCGGTTTTCCGGATGCTGATGGGCGAGGATGTGGAGCCGCGGCGCGAATTTATTGAGCGCAACGCCCGTAATGTAGAAAATCTTGATGTTTAA